A window of the Mucilaginibacter sp. cycad4 genome harbors these coding sequences:
- a CDS encoding SMR family transporter, whose product MAWLYLLIAAAFEAAWTFTLKFMKFSDLKALRINSVLSLQHGLPVWLPFVGYIIFGVGNIYFFSLAIKLVPTAVAYAVWTAVTLILIKLVEVSFLNQRLSYIEIFFMLLIMTGVLGLKFYGPEVK is encoded by the coding sequence TTGGCCTGGTTATATCTCTTAATAGCAGCCGCATTTGAAGCGGCATGGACATTCACGCTAAAATTCATGAAATTCAGCGATCTGAAAGCGCTCCGCATCAACTCTGTTTTAAGTTTGCAGCATGGCTTGCCTGTTTGGCTGCCCTTTGTGGGTTATATTATTTTCGGCGTCGGCAATATTTATTTCTTTTCGCTGGCTATAAAACTGGTGCCAACTGCCGTAGCCTACGCCGTTTGGACAGCCGTAACCCTCATCCTGATCAAATTGGTTGAGGTTTCATTTCTGAACCAGCGCCTTTCTTACATCGAAATATTTTTTATGTTGCTGATCATGACCGGCGTTTTGGGTTTAAAATTTTATGGCCCCGAGGTAAAATAA
- a CDS encoding sterol desaturase family protein — protein MSQEKVLTITSTILFCWIAFIIAWERISPYRKGLKFFREGFWIDLVWYTLIQSYFLKILIFDYVITPLKAHFDLSHLHLISSWPVALQVLFFLFTHDLYIYLFHRFQHSNKFFWRIHEAHHSGKEVDFLAGSRSHIMEIVINQTIEFAPIILLGADPVVVPIKAMLDAMFGMFIHGNIKVNMGKLKYIINSPQLHLWHHANYQEVFHANFATKFSFWDYLFGTVYDPGHTPGDKPENWGLYYDYPKDYFLQHAFSVKRFDEKTLLKYRWFNRYYHLRPGFMNWLITITPARLKTIIPAKINKAHQLEAEQQPITLVTEQENVLQQN, from the coding sequence ATGTCACAGGAAAAAGTACTTACCATAACATCCACTATCCTTTTTTGCTGGATAGCATTCATCATCGCCTGGGAAAGGATCTCGCCTTACAGAAAAGGCCTGAAATTTTTCAGGGAAGGCTTTTGGATTGATTTGGTATGGTATACGCTGATACAAAGCTACTTTTTAAAGATCCTTATTTTCGATTATGTCATTACGCCGTTAAAAGCGCATTTTGATCTGTCGCATCTGCATTTAATAAGCAGCTGGCCGGTAGCATTACAGGTATTATTCTTTCTGTTTACACATGATCTTTATATTTACCTGTTTCACCGCTTTCAGCACTCCAATAAATTTTTCTGGCGCATTCATGAAGCGCACCACTCTGGCAAGGAGGTTGACTTTCTGGCCGGCTCACGCTCGCACATCATGGAGATCGTCATCAATCAAACCATTGAGTTTGCACCTATCATACTGTTAGGTGCAGACCCGGTGGTTGTTCCCATCAAAGCTATGCTGGATGCCATGTTTGGCATGTTTATACACGGCAACATCAAAGTAAACATGGGCAAGCTTAAGTATATTATCAACTCACCCCAGCTCCATTTATGGCACCACGCCAATTACCAGGAAGTTTTTCACGCCAATTTTGCAACCAAGTTTTCATTTTGGGATTACCTTTTCGGCACCGTTTATGATCCTGGTCATACGCCGGGTGATAAACCTGAAAACTGGGGGCTTTATTATGATTACCCCAAAGATTACTTTTTGCAACATGCCTTCAGCGTAAAACGCTTTGATGAAAAAACACTGCTCAAATACCGCTGGTTTAACCGGTATTATCATTTAAGACCAGGCTTTATGAATTGGCTGATCACAATTACTCCGGCAAGGCTAAAAACAATTATTCCTGCTAAAATAAATAAGGCACATCAATTGGAGGCTGAACAGCAACCTATTACCTTAGTAACCGAACAAGAAAACGTACTACAACAAAACTAA
- a CDS encoding N-acetylneuraminate synthase family protein codes for MNEILKQKAAGIKLLLTDNDGVLTDAGVYYNQDGELLKKFSMRDGMGVERLRKVAGVDTGIISGENSPSLIKRAEKLHITELHLGVKDKVAAFKEICGRLNISANEVAFIGDDYNDLEVMKLAGLTASPADALPHVKSQVDFISSLNGGDGCFREFAELIIEAKSDKYLSGTRNGTITLQNGRVIGKGQPSYIIAEIGINHNGSLEICKKLIDEAVAAKADAVKFQKRTPEICVPRDQWEIMRDTPWGRITYIDYKRKTEFGIAEYATIDQYCKKVGIDWFVSAWDAPSVDFMEQFDTILYKLASASLTDFALIQRILETGKPLMLSTGMSTMKEIETTMDYINAFDENYPLFIAHSTSAYPCPPQELNLKMIQTLENKYPGIPIGYSGHETGLATTVGAVAMGATFVERHFTLDRAMWGSDHAASVEPQGLQRLVRDIRDVETAAGDGEKRVYESELAPMKRLRVNISDEYKEKPSVK; via the coding sequence ATGAACGAGATTTTGAAACAAAAAGCGGCAGGCATTAAATTATTGCTAACCGACAATGATGGGGTTTTAACAGATGCCGGTGTATACTATAACCAGGACGGCGAGCTTTTAAAAAAATTCAGCATGCGCGATGGCATGGGTGTTGAGCGCCTTCGCAAAGTTGCCGGTGTAGATACAGGTATTATCAGCGGCGAGAATTCTCCATCGCTTATAAAAAGGGCTGAAAAACTACACATTACCGAATTGCATTTGGGCGTAAAAGATAAAGTTGCTGCTTTTAAAGAGATCTGCGGCCGCTTAAATATATCTGCCAATGAAGTAGCCTTTATTGGTGATGATTATAACGACCTGGAAGTAATGAAACTGGCCGGGCTCACTGCCTCACCTGCGGACGCTTTGCCGCATGTTAAAAGTCAGGTAGATTTTATAAGTTCATTAAACGGCGGCGACGGTTGTTTCCGCGAGTTTGCCGAGCTGATAATCGAAGCCAAAAGCGATAAATATTTATCAGGCACCAGGAACGGCACTATTACTCTTCAAAACGGCCGCGTGATTGGCAAAGGCCAGCCAAGCTATATCATTGCCGAGATTGGCATCAACCACAACGGTTCACTTGAGATTTGCAAAAAATTAATTGATGAAGCCGTAGCTGCCAAGGCTGATGCAGTTAAGTTCCAAAAACGTACACCTGAAATCTGCGTGCCGCGCGATCAATGGGAAATTATGCGCGATACCCCATGGGGCCGTATTACCTATATCGACTACAAACGCAAAACCGAATTTGGTATAGCCGAATATGCGACAATCGACCAATATTGTAAAAAAGTAGGTATCGATTGGTTTGTATCTGCCTGGGATGCCCCTTCAGTTGATTTCATGGAGCAGTTTGATACCATCCTGTACAAACTGGCATCGGCATCATTAACTGATTTCGCTTTGATACAGCGTATCCTGGAAACCGGTAAGCCCTTAATGCTTTCAACCGGCATGTCTACCATGAAAGAGATCGAAACAACGATGGATTATATCAATGCTTTTGATGAAAACTATCCGTTGTTTATCGCTCACTCTACTTCGGCTTATCCATGCCCCCCGCAGGAGCTTAACCTTAAAATGATCCAAACGCTTGAAAATAAATATCCGGGCATCCCTATCGGTTATTCGGGTCACGAAACGGGTTTGGCAACTACGGTAGGTGCGGTAGCTATGGGCGCAACCTTTGTTGAACGCCATTTTACCCTTGACCGCGCTATGTGGGGATCTGACCATGCGGCATCTGTTGAACCGCAAGGCTTACAACGTTTGGTACGCGATATCAGGGATGTTGAAACAGCAGCCGGTGACGGTGAGAAACGCGTTTACGAATCAGAACTTGCGCCAATGAAACGTTTAAGGGTAAACATCAGCGACGAATACAAAGAGAAACCAAGCGTTAAATAA
- a CDS encoding SDR family oxidoreductase has product MFSLKTKTAVVTGALGLIGRKHCEALAAAGANVVVADINADETQSFAKQLGDNHLGIGVDVTSKQSLIDGLNAVLDKYDAVDILVNNAAINDKFEDPAMAKELSAFENYPLEAFQLSLNVNITGVFLCSQVFGTQMALHRSGSIINIASTYGMVGPDQSIYRDARGRQTFYKSAAYPVTKGAIINFTRFLAAYWGHTGVRVNTLSPGGVENGQTDDFVSNYSAKTLLGRMAKASDYQGALIFLASGASAYMTGANLVVDGGWTAI; this is encoded by the coding sequence ATGTTTTCGCTAAAAACAAAAACCGCTGTTGTAACCGGAGCTTTAGGCCTCATTGGCCGGAAACATTGCGAAGCGCTGGCCGCAGCCGGGGCTAATGTAGTTGTTGCAGATATTAACGCCGACGAAACCCAGTCTTTTGCCAAACAACTGGGCGATAACCATCTGGGCATAGGTGTAGATGTTACCAGCAAACAATCATTAATTGACGGTCTTAACGCTGTATTAGATAAATATGACGCGGTTGATATCCTGGTGAACAATGCCGCCATCAATGATAAGTTTGAAGACCCGGCCATGGCCAAAGAGCTTTCGGCATTTGAAAACTACCCGCTTGAGGCTTTTCAGCTATCATTGAATGTAAACATTACCGGCGTCTTTTTATGCTCGCAGGTATTTGGCACACAAATGGCCCTGCACCGTAGCGGCAGCATTATCAACATAGCTTCAACCTATGGTATGGTTGGTCCCGATCAAAGCATTTACCGCGATGCGAGAGGCCGGCAAACCTTTTATAAATCTGCTGCTTACCCGGTAACCAAGGGGGCTATTATCAACTTCACCCGCTTTTTGGCTGCCTATTGGGGGCACACCGGTGTGCGGGTAAATACCCTGTCGCCAGGCGGCGTTGAGAACGGGCAAACGGACGATTTTGTCAGCAACTATTCGGCAAAAACATTACTGGGCCGCATGGCCAAAGCGTCAGACTACCAGGGCGCACTTATATTTCTGGCCAGCGGGGCATCGGCTTATATGACCGGCGCTAACCTGGTTGTTGACGGAGGATGGACAGCTATTTAA
- a CDS encoding aminotransferase class III-fold pyridoxal phosphate-dependent enzyme encodes MANKIDLNNDFPNISESDKLYERALKVQKPVTQTLAKGPGQFTIGAAPKYLVKGKGSHVWDADGNEYIDLNSAIGPISLGYAYPAVDEAIREQLNDGITFSLMHPLEVELSELVQQVVPNAEAVKISKTGADVCSAAIRVARAFTGRDKVFCCGYHGWHDWYIGITSRNSGVPEAIQDLTYTFEYNDIESVKAALDETVAALILEPFIFEAPKPGYLQELAEVCKANGTLLIFDEMWTGFRVAVGGAQQYFNVKADLAVFSKACANGMPIALLTGRADVMELFNSEVFSYTTFGGEALSLAACIATINELRDKNVPQYLDEHGALLKDGYNSLAIELGVDKYTRCVGFNCRSMVTFTPDAGNGLEVKTFMQQEMIKRGVLWAGFHNMCYSHTTEDIDYTLAAYRDVLPLVKEAIESGNIKNYLKGEVLEAVFRKVSNYNIKPKSIA; translated from the coding sequence ATGGCTAATAAAATAGATCTTAACAACGATTTCCCAAATATCAGCGAATCTGATAAATTATATGAACGCGCTTTAAAAGTTCAAAAGCCGGTTACCCAAACGCTTGCTAAAGGTCCGGGGCAATTTACCATAGGTGCAGCGCCCAAATACCTTGTAAAAGGTAAAGGATCACATGTATGGGATGCTGACGGCAATGAATATATCGACCTTAACTCGGCCATCGGGCCAATTTCATTGGGTTATGCTTACCCGGCCGTAGATGAGGCTATCCGTGAGCAGCTTAATGATGGCATCACTTTTTCATTGATGCACCCGCTGGAGGTTGAGTTATCTGAACTGGTACAACAGGTTGTGCCTAATGCCGAAGCAGTAAAGATCTCTAAAACAGGCGCTGATGTTTGTTCGGCGGCTATCCGCGTAGCAAGGGCTTTTACCGGCCGCGATAAAGTATTTTGCTGCGGCTACCATGGTTGGCATGACTGGTACATTGGTATCACCAGCCGCAATTCAGGCGTACCGGAAGCTATCCAGGACCTTACCTATACTTTTGAGTACAATGACATTGAATCGGTAAAAGCAGCCCTGGATGAAACCGTTGCCGCTTTAATATTAGAGCCATTCATTTTTGAAGCGCCAAAACCAGGTTACCTGCAGGAATTGGCCGAAGTATGCAAAGCCAACGGCACCCTGCTCATTTTTGACGAAATGTGGACAGGCTTCCGCGTAGCCGTTGGCGGTGCACAGCAATATTTCAATGTTAAAGCTGATTTAGCCGTATTTTCAAAAGCATGCGCCAATGGCATGCCTATAGCATTGCTAACAGGCAGGGCCGATGTAATGGAGCTTTTCAACTCCGAAGTATTCAGTTACACCACCTTTGGCGGCGAGGCTTTGTCATTAGCGGCCTGCATAGCTACCATCAATGAGCTTCGTGATAAAAACGTGCCACAATACCTTGACGAGCACGGCGCACTCTTAAAAGATGGTTATAACAGCCTTGCCATTGAACTGGGTGTTGACAAGTACACACGCTGCGTTGGCTTTAACTGCCGCAGCATGGTAACCTTTACGCCTGATGCCGGCAACGGATTGGAAGTAAAGACTTTCATGCAACAGGAAATGATAAAACGTGGCGTGCTTTGGGCCGGGTTCCACAATATGTGCTACAGCCATACCACCGAAGATATTGATTATACCCTTGCAGCCTACCGCGACGTATTGCCTTTGGTAAAAGAGGCTATTGAAAGTGGTAACATTAAAAACTACTTAAAAGGCGAAGTGCTGGAAGCGGTTTTCCGCAAGGTGAGCAATTACAACATTAAACCTAAAAGCATTGCCTAA
- a CDS encoding transketolase C-terminal domain-containing protein, translating into MSYEELLTQTALANEQVIVMTAENRALVRNLPGILGKRFIDTGITEQTMIGAAAGLALRGRTPVVHALAAFLTMRAFEFVRTDVGIANLPVKLSSFIPGFLSDGNGPTHQAIEDISIMRGIPNVTVFAPADEDDLVKMLPQIWESKSPAYTRINTRKTTYSHEPFSMGKAEVIAAGSDVTILTYGLLFEQALIAIEMLKSEGLSVGLINMRSLKPVDEQAILKASAQSKLVVTLEDHFLTGGLYTIVAEVLLKHRTTANVLPMALNEKWFRPTLLPSVLEHEGFTGKQIAEKILGYQTAHHQPQILTPEFSE; encoded by the coding sequence ATGAGTTACGAAGAACTTTTAACCCAAACAGCCCTTGCCAACGAGCAGGTGATTGTAATGACCGCCGAAAACCGTGCGCTGGTACGTAACCTGCCCGGCATATTAGGCAAACGTTTTATTGACACCGGTATTACTGAACAAACCATGATTGGTGCAGCTGCCGGTTTGGCACTGCGTGGCCGTACCCCTGTTGTACACGCGCTTGCAGCCTTTTTAACCATGCGCGCCTTTGAATTTGTGCGCACCGATGTTGGCATAGCCAATTTACCGGTTAAGCTTAGCTCGTTTATACCAGGGTTTTTATCGGATGGCAACGGTCCAACCCACCAGGCCATTGAAGATATCTCCATTATGCGCGGCATCCCTAACGTAACCGTGTTTGCCCCTGCCGATGAGGACGATCTGGTAAAAATGCTGCCGCAGATCTGGGAGAGCAAAAGCCCGGCTTATACCCGCATCAATACACGAAAAACAACCTACAGCCATGAGCCTTTTAGCATGGGCAAAGCCGAAGTAATAGCCGCAGGCAGCGATGTAACCATTTTAACTTATGGCTTACTTTTTGAGCAGGCGCTCATCGCAATTGAGATGCTGAAAAGTGAAGGCCTTTCAGTTGGTTTGATCAATATGCGCAGCCTTAAACCTGTTGATGAGCAGGCTATACTGAAAGCATCGGCACAAAGCAAACTGGTGGTTACGCTTGAAGATCATTTTTTAACCGGCGGCCTTTATACCATCGTAGCCGAGGTTTTATTAAAACACCGCACTACGGCTAACGTGCTTCCCATGGCGTTGAATGAAAAATGGTTCAGGCCAACATTGCTTCCTTCGGTATTGGAGCACGAAGGTTTTACAGGCAAGCAAATTGCCGAAAAAATACTGGGCTATCAAACGGCTCACCATCAACCACAAATTTTAACACCTGAATTTTCAGAATAA
- a CDS encoding 1-deoxy-D-xylulose-5-phosphate synthase N-terminal domain-containing protein, producing MITVENNNYQDLTDISLKVREHIIRMSTDGGCFTGASLSAVDLIVYLYSSFLNINKDNLTDPGRDYLFLSKGHDVPALYGTFAELGLLEKERLKNHLLLNDHIYWHPNTKIPGIEFHSGSLGHLPSVAIGVAMDLKISGSTNKVVCILGDGELNEGTCWEAMLVANAYQLDNLLFVVDRNHFQANMRTEDLIPLEPLADKFEAFGAAVKRINGHSFAELDEAFGAFPFQAGKLNVIIADTVRGKGLPSIQERADRWFCNFNADEIEQLLLELHGQHNTTLTSETLVVR from the coding sequence ATGATAACAGTGGAGAACAACAATTACCAGGATTTAACAGACATTTCTCTGAAGGTGAGAGAGCATATCATCCGCATGTCTACCGACGGCGGATGTTTTACAGGGGCATCATTATCGGCTGTCGACCTGATCGTTTATTTATATAGCAGTTTTTTAAACATCAATAAAGATAATCTTACTGACCCCGGCCGTGATTATCTTTTTCTGTCGAAAGGCCATGACGTGCCTGCCCTGTACGGCACGTTTGCCGAGCTGGGTTTACTGGAAAAAGAACGCCTTAAAAATCACCTTTTACTTAATGACCATATTTACTGGCATCCAAACACCAAAATTCCGGGTATCGAATTTCACTCGGGCTCGTTAGGCCATTTGCCTTCGGTTGCTATCGGTGTTGCCATGGACCTGAAGATTAGCGGAAGCACCAACAAAGTGGTTTGCATTTTAGGCGACGGTGAATTAAACGAAGGTACCTGCTGGGAAGCCATGCTGGTGGCTAATGCTTATCAATTGGATAACCTGCTTTTCGTGGTTGACCGTAACCATTTCCAGGCCAATATGCGCACGGAAGATCTGATCCCGCTGGAGCCCCTCGCAGATAAGTTTGAAGCCTTTGGCGCAGCTGTTAAAAGAATAAACGGCCACAGCTTTGCCGAACTTGATGAGGCTTTCGGTGCTTTTCCTTTCCAGGCCGGAAAACTCAATGTAATTATTGCTGATACCGTGCGCGGCAAAGGCCTGCCAAGTATCCAGGAAAGGGCCGACAGGTGGTTTTGCAATTTCAACGCAGACGAGATTGAACAGCTTTTATTAGAGCTGCATGGTCAGCACAATACAACATTAACATCAGAAACTTTAGTTGTGCGATAA
- a CDS encoding glycosyltransferase family protein — protein sequence MKEKILIVVQARMASSRLPGKVMLPILGKSLLARMIERLKMIRHKAEVIIATSETPDDDIIINEAVNIGIPYYRGSLNNLLDRHYQAAKVHNADIILKIPSDCPLIDPRIVDHVLDYFFANQGAFDFVTNLHPATYPDGNDVEIMTMNCLTRAWENAGRELELEHTTPYIWENPQLFRIGNVSWPAGLDYSMSHRFTIDYAEDYYFIERVFRELYQADSHFSCEDILNLLHQKPEIYNINAQYAGVNWYRHHIDELKTVLPNQTKQAPTKNLQEL from the coding sequence GTGAAAGAAAAGATCTTAATAGTAGTACAGGCCCGCATGGCGTCGAGCCGGTTACCGGGCAAGGTAATGCTGCCCATACTGGGCAAAAGCCTGCTTGCCCGAATGATTGAGCGGCTTAAAATGATCCGTCATAAAGCCGAAGTGATCATTGCCACATCTGAAACACCGGATGATGATATTATTATAAACGAAGCTGTCAATATAGGTATCCCCTATTACCGCGGCAGCCTGAACAACTTGCTCGACAGGCATTACCAGGCCGCAAAAGTTCATAACGCCGATATCATATTAAAAATCCCGTCTGATTGCCCCTTGATTGACCCGCGTATTGTTGATCATGTATTAGATTATTTTTTTGCCAATCAGGGTGCTTTCGATTTTGTAACTAACCTGCACCCGGCTACCTATCCCGATGGCAACGACGTGGAAATAATGACCATGAACTGCCTCACCAGGGCGTGGGAAAACGCAGGGCGTGAACTGGAGCTGGAGCATACCACCCCTTATATATGGGAAAACCCGCAATTGTTCAGGATCGGCAACGTGAGCTGGCCTGCCGGCTTGGATTATTCCATGTCGCACCGGTTTACGATTGATTATGCGGAAGATTATTACTTTATAGAGCGCGTATTCAGGGAATTATATCAAGCCGATAGTCACTTCTCTTGTGAGGATATCCTCAACCTGCTCCATCAAAAACCCGAGATCTACAATATTAATGCGCAATACGCCGGTGTAAACTGGTACAGGCATCATATAGATGAACTAAAAACAGTTTTACCTAATCAAACCAAACAGGCGCCCACAAAAAACTTACAGGAATTATAA